In the Mesobacillus jeotgali genome, one interval contains:
- the ndoA gene encoding type II toxin-antitoxin system endoribonuclease NdoA encodes MIVKRGDVYFADLSPVVGSEQGGVRPVLVIQNDIGNRFSPTVIIAAITAQIQKAKLPTHVEIDAKRYGFERDSVILLEQIRTIDKQRLTDKITHLDDEMMEKVDEALQVSLGLIEF; translated from the coding sequence TTGATTGTCAAACGTGGTGACGTCTATTTTGCAGACCTATCCCCAGTTGTTGGTTCAGAACAAGGCGGAGTTCGCCCGGTCCTGGTCATCCAAAACGACATCGGGAATCGGTTCAGTCCCACAGTCATTATCGCAGCGATCACGGCACAGATCCAAAAAGCCAAGCTTCCCACTCATGTGGAAATTGATGCGAAGCGGTACGGTTTTGAACGAGACTCGGTTATCTTATTGGAGCAAATACGCACAATTGACAAACAGCGCCTAACCGATAAAATCACCCATCTCGATGACGAAATGATGGAAAAAGTGGATGAAGCCCTTCAGGTAAGTTTAGGTCTTATTGAATTCTGA
- a CDS encoding CopG family ribbon-helix-helix protein, translated as MSESSATTEILVKLPQHLLSELDGFVKQENVNRSEFIYQATKMFLREKKKRQIRESMRRGYMEMAKINLTIASEAFQAEYEAAHTVERLVSGG; from the coding sequence GTGTCTGAATCCAGCGCAACAACTGAGATTTTGGTAAAGTTACCGCAGCATCTTTTAAGTGAACTAGATGGATTTGTTAAGCAAGAAAACGTAAACCGCAGCGAATTTATTTATCAGGCAACAAAAATGTTTTTGCGTGAGAAGAAAAAGAGACAAATTCGTGAATCCATGAGACGTGGCTATATGGAAATGGCTAAAATTAATTTGACTATTGCATCAGAAGCATTTCAAGCAGAATACGAAGCAGCACACACAGTTGAACGTCTAGTCAGCGGAGGATGA